A part of Roseitalea porphyridii genomic DNA contains:
- the trkA gene encoding Trk system potassium transporter TrkA, producing MRVIICGAGQVGFGIAERLASEGNDVSVIDTSEQLIERVRDTLDVRGIVGHGSHPDVLAAAGADQAEMIIAVTLYDEVNMTACQVAHSLFDVPTKIARVRAQSYLGAHFGDLFSRDHLPIDVVISPEKEVGQVVLKRIALPGATDVVQFADDHVTMMAIECSEDCPVVNTPLSQLTDLFPDLNATVVGVWRNEKLFVPHSADQLLTDDLVYVISHRDQVRRTLSLFGHEETEARRIVIAGGGNIGHFVATELEREGARTNVKIIEHNRERAIRVADTLRRTIVLHGSALDQQILHEADIQDAELMVSLTNDDQVNVLSAVMAKKLGCDATMSLINDLGYQSFTATLGIDAHINPRAVTISRVLQHMRRGRIRQVHSVQKGQAEVLEAEALETSPLVGPPLRELDLPEDIRIGAIYRNGEVVRPDGETRIKAHDRVVIFAKTSAVKQVEQLFRVSLQFF from the coding sequence ATGCGCGTCATCATCTGCGGAGCCGGCCAGGTGGGCTTCGGCATCGCCGAGCGGCTGGCTTCCGAGGGCAATGACGTTTCGGTCATCGACACCTCCGAGCAGTTGATCGAACGCGTGCGCGACACGCTGGACGTGCGCGGCATCGTCGGTCACGGCAGCCATCCGGACGTCCTTGCCGCCGCCGGCGCCGATCAGGCCGAGATGATCATCGCCGTCACGCTCTACGACGAGGTCAACATGACCGCGTGCCAGGTGGCGCATTCGCTGTTCGACGTGCCCACCAAGATCGCGCGCGTCCGGGCCCAGTCCTATCTGGGTGCCCATTTCGGCGATCTCTTCTCGCGCGACCACCTTCCGATCGACGTCGTCATCTCGCCCGAAAAGGAAGTCGGTCAGGTCGTCCTCAAGCGCATCGCGCTGCCCGGCGCGACCGACGTCGTCCAGTTCGCCGACGACCATGTGACGATGATGGCGATCGAGTGCAGCGAGGATTGCCCGGTCGTCAACACGCCGCTCAGCCAGCTCACCGACCTGTTTCCCGATCTGAACGCGACCGTCGTCGGCGTCTGGCGCAACGAGAAGCTGTTCGTACCCCATTCGGCCGACCAGCTTCTGACCGACGATCTGGTCTATGTGATCTCCCATCGCGATCAGGTGCGCCGCACGCTCTCGCTGTTCGGGCACGAGGAGACCGAGGCGCGCCGCATCGTCATCGCCGGCGGCGGCAACATCGGCCATTTCGTCGCCACCGAACTGGAGCGCGAGGGCGCCCGCACCAATGTCAAGATCATCGAGCACAATCGCGAGCGCGCGATCCGCGTCGCCGACACGCTGCGCCGCACCATCGTTCTGCACGGCAGCGCTCTCGACCAGCAGATCCTGCACGAGGCCGATATCCAGGATGCCGAACTGATGGTCTCGCTGACCAATGACGATCAGGTCAACGTGCTGTCGGCGGTGATGGCCAAGAAGCTGGGCTGCGACGCGACGATGAGCCTGATCAACGATCTGGGTTACCAGTCATTCACGGCGACGCTCGGCATCGACGCCCACATCAATCCGCGCGCGGTCACCATCTCGCGGGTGCTCCAGCACATGCGCCGCGGCCGCATCCGCCAGGTCCATTCGGTGCAGAAGGGGCAGGCAGAAGTGCTCGAGGCCGAGGCGCTCGAAACCTCGCCGCTGGTCGGTCCGCCCCTGCGCGAACTCGACCTGCCCGAGGACATCCGCATCGGCGCGATCTATCGCAACGGCGAGGTGGTCCGCCCAGACGGCGAAACGCGGATCAAGGCGCACGACCGCGTCGTCATTTTCGCCAAGACCTCGGCGGTCAAGCAGGTCGAGCAGCTGTTCCGCGTCAGCCTGCAGTTCTTCTGA
- a CDS encoding D-amino-acid transaminase, producing the protein MSRIAYVNGRYVPHQSARVHVEDRGYQFSDGVYEVCEVSDGYILDRTRHLERLDRSLSELAIGWPVEREALGRIMIEVAARNRVRDGLVYVQVTRGVARRDHPFPSADTRPALVVTARSTDRAAFAAKAEEGVGVITVPDTRWDRVDIKTIGLLPNVLARQQARDAGAAEAWLVDEDGIVLEGAATNAWIVTGEGELVTRPAVSGILRGITRATAIDTAAALGLTMVERGFTVGEAKAAREAFMTSATSQVMPVVRIDGAPVANGYPGEITRQLRGAFFAHAEKIAVRGSLALEKP; encoded by the coding sequence ATGTCACGCATCGCCTACGTCAATGGCCGCTACGTGCCGCACCAAAGCGCGCGTGTGCATGTCGAGGACCGTGGCTACCAGTTCTCCGATGGCGTCTACGAGGTGTGCGAGGTCTCGGACGGCTATATCCTGGACCGGACCCGGCATCTCGAACGGCTGGACCGTTCGCTGTCGGAACTGGCGATCGGCTGGCCCGTGGAACGCGAGGCGCTCGGCCGGATCATGATCGAGGTCGCCGCGCGCAACCGGGTGCGCGACGGTCTGGTCTATGTCCAGGTCACGCGCGGCGTGGCACGGCGCGATCACCCGTTCCCCTCCGCCGACACGCGCCCGGCGCTCGTCGTCACGGCGCGGTCCACCGACCGGGCCGCGTTCGCCGCGAAGGCCGAAGAGGGGGTCGGCGTCATCACCGTGCCCGACACGCGCTGGGACCGGGTCGATATCAAGACGATCGGCCTGTTGCCCAACGTGCTGGCGCGCCAGCAGGCCCGCGACGCCGGGGCGGCCGAGGCGTGGCTCGTTGACGAAGACGGCATCGTTCTGGAAGGGGCGGCGACCAATGCGTGGATCGTCACGGGCGAGGGGGAACTGGTCACCCGTCCCGCCGTCTCCGGCATCCTGCGCGGCATCACCCGCGCGACCGCGATCGACACGGCGGCCGCGCTCGGCCTGACGATGGTCGAACGCGGTTTTACGGTCGGCGAGGCCAAGGCTGCCCGCGAGGCGTTCATGACGTCGGCGACCTCTCAGGTCATGCCGGTCGTGCGCATCGACGGGGCGCCCGTCGCCAATGGCTATCCCGGTGAGATCACACGGCAATTGCGCGGCGCCTTCTTCGCCCATGCGGAAAAAATCGCCGTGCGCGGATCGCTCGCACTTGAAAAGCCGTGA
- the hfq gene encoding RNA chaperone Hfq — MAERSQNLQDQFLNAVRKQKIPLTIFLVNGVKLTGVVTSFDNFCVLLRRDGSAQLVYKHAISTVMPSQPVQLFDSESASQKTD, encoded by the coding sequence ATGGCGGAGAGGTCGCAGAACCTTCAGGACCAGTTTCTGAACGCGGTCAGGAAACAGAAGATCCCGCTGACCATTTTTCTGGTCAACGGCGTGAAATTGACGGGCGTCGTCACGTCGTTCGACAATTTCTGCGTTCTGCTGCGCCGTGACGGCAGCGCGCAACTGGTCTACAAGCACGCCATTTCCACCGTGATGCCGAGCCAGCCCGTTCAGCTGTTCGACAGCGAGAGCGCGAGCCAGAAGACCGATTGA
- the hflX gene encoding GTPase HflX, producing MTEFDTTPGTAKQGRFGGVDRRGKPTRAIVIAPDISRRPAATPDAQGPSRTADERLSEAVGLALAIDLEIAAQFVVPLAKPVPATLLGSGKVDEIAGVIAAEKAGLVVVDHALTPVQQRNLEKAWNAKVLDRTGLILEIFGRRARTKEGTLQVELAHLNYQRGRLVRSWTHLERQRGGAGFMGGPGETQIEADRRILRDKIKRLENELDQVRRTRTLHRSKRQKVPLPVVALVGYTNAGKSTLFNRLTGADVMAENMLFATLDPTLRRVGLPGGTEAILSDTVGFISDLPTHLVAAFRATLEEVEEADLVIHVHDAADPQAGAQAEDVRTVLADMGVTPDDDHVIEAHNKIDALGPAERDALVRRLGDTEGEVALSALTGEGMDALKALIERKIAGALVTRRFVVPAANYEDVAWLYDHAIVRDRDDLDSGAVAVTVQMTREAADGYARRQQQRERQAG from the coding sequence TTGACCGAATTCGACACCACCCCCGGCACCGCAAAGCAGGGCCGCTTCGGCGGCGTTGACCGACGCGGAAAGCCGACACGCGCGATCGTCATCGCGCCCGACATCTCGCGGCGGCCGGCAGCAACGCCCGACGCGCAGGGACCGTCGCGCACGGCCGACGAGCGCCTGTCCGAGGCGGTCGGCCTTGCGCTGGCGATAGATCTGGAAATCGCCGCCCAGTTCGTCGTGCCGCTTGCCAAGCCGGTGCCGGCCACGCTTCTGGGCAGCGGCAAGGTCGACGAGATCGCCGGCGTCATCGCCGCTGAAAAGGCGGGCCTTGTCGTGGTCGACCATGCTTTGACGCCGGTGCAGCAGCGCAATCTCGAAAAGGCCTGGAACGCCAAGGTGCTCGACCGCACCGGGCTGATCCTCGAGATCTTCGGGCGGCGCGCGCGGACGAAGGAGGGCACGCTGCAGGTCGAACTGGCGCATCTGAACTATCAGCGCGGTCGGTTGGTGCGGTCATGGACCCACCTCGAGCGCCAGCGTGGCGGCGCGGGCTTCATGGGCGGGCCGGGCGAGACGCAGATCGAGGCCGACCGCCGCATCCTGCGCGACAAGATCAAGCGGCTGGAGAACGAACTCGACCAGGTCCGCCGCACGCGCACGCTGCACCGTTCCAAACGCCAGAAGGTGCCGCTGCCGGTCGTCGCGCTGGTCGGCTACACCAATGCCGGCAAGTCGACGTTGTTCAACCGGCTGACCGGCGCCGACGTGATGGCCGAGAACATGCTGTTCGCCACGCTCGACCCGACGCTGCGCCGCGTCGGCCTTCCCGGCGGGACCGAAGCGATCCTGTCGGACACGGTCGGCTTCATCTCCGACCTGCCGACCCATCTCGTCGCCGCGTTCCGGGCCACGCTCGAGGAGGTCGAGGAGGCCGATCTCGTCATCCACGTCCACGACGCCGCTGACCCGCAGGCGGGCGCGCAGGCCGAGGACGTGCGCACCGTGCTCGCCGACATGGGCGTGACCCCGGACGACGATCACGTCATCGAGGCCCACAACAAGATCGACGCGCTGGGCCCGGCCGAGCGGGACGCGCTCGTGCGGCGGCTCGGGGACACCGAGGGCGAAGTCGCCCTGTCGGCGCTGACCGGCGAAGGCATGGACGCCCTGAAGGCGCTGATCGAGCGCAAGATCGCCGGCGCCCTGGTGACGCGCCGTTTCGTCGTGCCGGCGGCCAACTACGAGGACGTCGCCTGGCTCTACGACCATGCGATCGTCCGCGATCGCGACGACCTCGACAGCGGCGCGGTGGCCGTGACCGTGCAGATGACCCGCGAGGCGGCGGACGGCTATGCGCGCCGCCAGCAACAGCGCGAGCGGCAGGCCGGGTAG